In Macaca fascicularis isolate 582-1 chromosome X, T2T-MFA8v1.1, one DNA window encodes the following:
- the LOC123571407 gene encoding large ribosomal subunit protein eL36-like: MALCYTMVAGLNKGHKVTKNVSKPRHSRSLGRLTKHTKCVRSMTREVCGFTPYERRIKELLKVSKDKQALKFIKKRVGTHILTKRKREELSNVLATMRKITAKKD, from the coding sequence ATGGCTCTGTGCTACACTATGGTTGCGGGCCTCAACAAAGGCCACAAGGTGACCAAGAATGTGAGCAAGCCCAGACACAGTCGTAGCCTCGGGCGCCTGACCAAACATACCAAGTGTGTGCGGAGCATGACCCGAGAGGTGTGTGGCTTCACCCCATACGAGCGGCGAATCAAGGAGTTACTGAAGGTCTCCAAGGACAAACAGGCCCTCAAGTTCATCAAGAAAAGGGTGGGGACACACATCCTCACCAAGAGGAAACGAGAGGAGCTGAGCAATGTCCTGGCCACCATGAGGAAAATTACTGCTAAGAAAGACTga
- the RBMXL3 gene encoding RNA-binding motif protein, X-linked-like-3, with product MMEADRPEKLFVGGLNLKTEEKALKAEFVKYGRIINVFLMKDRETNKSRGFAFVTFESPADAKAAARDLNGKYLDGKAIKVARAIKPAFKSSWWGPPPPGSSSCLRFPHGTRGCGSSPQRPHSRGGPDDGHGYAGYFDQWPYRAPMPRKRGPPPQRWASPLRKRAAPSSLARSVGSGMRGKAPAVWGRDGYSSVQLQRWAGPTRKRAVPPSSLARIGGGGMPGKAPAMWGREGYSGPLLREPLPRCRDPGDFIPALREYSRRYYSHSSVRDYCPLRGYGKQNSYRGRDRDYVDHPSRGSYREPLESYGGPCGATPGRGTLPSYGGGYPGRYKEYLGSSPDAYGGGRNSSSNSYGRSDSYSRGRDRVGRPDLGLPLPMERSSPPLHDSYSWSSCRVPRGGGRQGGRLERGEGWSRY from the exons ATGATGGAAGCGGATCGCCCAGAGAAGCTTTTTGTTGGGGGCCTCAACCTCAAAACCGAGGAGAAAGCCCTCAAGGCTGAGTTTGTCAAGTATGGCCGCATCATCAACGTTTTCCTGATGAAAGACCGAGAAACCAACAAATCGAGGGGCTTTGCGTTCGTCACCTTCGAAAGCCCTGCAGATGCCAAGGCCGCCGCCAGAGATCTGAATGGCAAGTACCTTGATGGTAAGGCCATCAAGGTGGCCCGGGCCATCAAACCAGCATTCAAGAGCAGCTGGTGGGGGCCGCCGCCCCCCGGCAGCAGCAGTTGCTTGAGGTTCCCACATGGAACCCGTGGGTGTGGCAGCAGCCCACAGCGACCCCACTCCCGGGGCGGGCCTGATGATGGCCACGGCTACGCGGGGTATTTTGACCAGTGGCCCTACAGGGCCCCAATGCCCAGGAAGCGTGGGCCACCGCCACAGCGCTGGGCCAGCCCACTCCGCAAGAGGGCCGCGCCGTCGAGCCTGGCTCGCAGTGTTGGCAGTGGAATGCGCGGGAAGGCCCCGGCTGTGTGGGGGCGAGACGGCTACTCAAGCGTGCAGCTGCAGCGCTGGGCCGGCCCAACCCGCAAGAGGGCTGTGCCCCCGTCGAGCCTGGCTCGCATTGGTGGCGGTGGTATGCCTGGGAAGGCGCCGGCCATGTGGGGGCGAGAGGGCTACTCAGGCCCACTGCTCCGGGAGCCACTGCCCCGGTGCCGCGACCCCGGGGATTTTATCCCCGCGCTCAGAGAGTACAGCCGCCGCTATTATAGCCACTCCAGTGTCCGGGACTACTGTCCCTTGAGAGGCTATGGCAAGCAAAACAGCTACAGGGGTCGCGACCGTGACTACGTGGATCATCCCAGCAGAGGCTCCTACCGAGAGCCCCTCGAGAGCTACGGAGGCCCGTGCGGCGCCACCCCTGGGCGGGGGACACTGCCATCTTACGGAGGAGGATACC CAGGCCGCTATAAGGAGTACCTGGGCAGCTCGCCCGACGCCTACGGTGGGGGCCGCAACAGTTCCAGCAACAGTTACGGCCGGAGCGATAGCTACTCGAGAGGTCGAGATCGGGTAGGCAGACCGGATCTTGGGCTCCCTCTGCCCATGGAAAGGAGCAGCCCTCCCCTGCATGATTCTTACAGCTGGTCGAGCTGCAGGGTGCCCAGGGGTGGAGGCCGTCAAGGAGGCCGCTTGGAGAGAGGGGAAGGCTGGAGCAGATACTAA